In one window of Henckelia pumila isolate YLH828 chromosome 1, ASM3356847v2, whole genome shotgun sequence DNA:
- the LOC140860948 gene encoding protein FAR1-RELATED SEQUENCE 5-like, with protein MPKGAPNVIITDQDPAMKKVIAQVFPQVVHRYCLLHILNKFSDKLNPVTFRDYYQSINNVIQNCTTPDEFEKSLEEVIKSANLEQNDWLLLMYELRQKWVPAYFKHVFCAGMSSSQRSESSNAFFKRYVSNKNSLIDFITRFNRALRHQRHNELVADHIDINERPKVKSKRPMETQLVKVYTKKKWPEFQREMNESKGYCLKQQSIGVELVVYNVMNFQSCSSSKPRALTHNKQMDYISCSCMKFEFEGIPCRHMLAFFRINQVYQLAVKYILKRWTRGAKVDSKYFMTKKNVIDDREKSLMSRHSRLSYKASVAVDDSSLTDEGSTVNDHHNNDDNIDKEDFASMDNTLNVLTCGNWNAFGRMKFLFVQFIKKLYDGYKAPVNLAIFDDVLCDKRTCNL; from the exons ATGCCTAAAGGTGCGCCAAATGTGATCATTACTGACCAGGATCCTGCTATGAAAAAAGTCATTGCACAAGTTTTCCCGCAAGTAGTGCATCGATATTGTTTGTTGCATATACTGAACAAATTCTCAGATAAATTAAATCCTGTGACTTTTCGTGACTACTATCAAAGCATAAATAATGTCATTCAAAATTGTACAACGCCTGATGAATTTGAGAAGTCTTTGGAAGAGGTTATCAAGTCTGCTAACTTGGAACAAAATGATTGGTTGTTATTGATGTATGAATTGCGACAGAAGTGGGTGCCAGCATATTTTAAACATGTATTTTGTGCTGGAATGTCAAGTAGTCAGAGATCGGAAAGTTCCAATGCATTTTTCAAGAGGTACGTCTCTAATAAGAATtcattaattgattttatcactcGTTTCAATAGGGCACTTCGACACCAAAGACACAATGAGTTAGTTGCTGACCATATTGATATTAATGAACGTCCCAAGGTTAAGTCAAAGAGGCCGATGGAAACTCAATTGGTTAAGGTGTACACGAAAAAGAAATGGCCGGAGTTTCAGAGAGAAATGAATGAGAGTAAGGGTTATTGTTTGAAACAACAATCTATAGGAGTCGAGTTAGTGGTTTACAATGTGATGAATTTTCAGAGTTGTTCTTCCTCCAAACCAAGGGCGCTCACTCATAATAAGCAGATGGACTATATATCGTGTAGTTGCATGAAATTTGAGTTTGAGGGCATTCCTTGCAGACACATGTTAGCTTTTTTCCGTATCAATCAAGTGTATCAATTGGCTGTTAAGTATATACTAAAACGATGGACACGAGGTGCAAAGGTTGATTCCAAATATTTTATGACTAAGAAAAATGTCATTGACGATCGAGAAAAAAGTTTAATGTCAAGACACTCGAGGTTATCCTATAAAGCTTCTGTAGCAGTTGATGATTCATCATTGACTGATGAGGG ATCAACTGTAAATGATCATCATAACAACGATGACAACATAGATAAAGAAGATTTTGCATCGATGGATAatactttaaat GTTCTGACATGTGGGAACTGGAATGCATTTGGACGAATGAAATTCCTTTTT GTTCAATTCATAAAGAAGTTGTATGATGGATACAAAGCTCCCGTTAATTTGGCTATTTTTGATGATGTTTTATGTGATAAGAGAACATGTAATCTTTGA